From Rhodoferax sp. AJA081-3, the proteins below share one genomic window:
- a CDS encoding FAD-dependent oxidoreductase, with amino-acid sequence MKASKFLLLAGLAAGVALYFAFDLGRYLSLDYLKRSQTTLAQLYADAPTAVRGAYFVLYLGVAAFSLPGAAILTLAGGALFGLGWGVLLASFAASLGATLAFLMARYVLRDSVQARFGTRLADINRGMERDGALYLLGLRLVPLVPFFVINLAMGLTNLRVWTYYWVSQLGMLAGTVVYVHAGTQLAHIAAPRDVLSPGLLGAFVLLGLFPLLARRLLDAVQRRKVYARWKGQRPKTFDRNLVVVGAGAAGLVSAYIAAATKAKVTLVEAHKMGGDCLNYGCVPSKTLIQSARLAHQMRHAEHYGLHNTTPAFSFKAVMQRIQQVVAAIQPHDSVERYTALGVDVVQGHATITSPWTVEIALAHGGTQILTTRSIVIAAGAKPLLPQLPGLETVGYVTSDTLWERFAERDAPPQRLVVLGGGPIGCELAQAFARLGSEVTQVEMADRVLVREDEEVSALVAAALRADGVQLLTGHKALRCVQTDGADGPVKTLVVAHAGTEIHLAFDELLCAVGRVARLDDYGLEELGIPTERTVQTNDYLQTIYPNIYAAGDVAGPYQLTHAAAHQAWYATVNALFGDFKAFKPNYAAIPQATFIDPEVARVGINEQEAQAQAIPYEVTRFDIDDLDRLICDQGADHKTHGFVKVLTVPGQDRILGATIVGPHAAELLAEYVLAMQHGLGLNKILGTVHTYPTLAEANKYAAGAWRRAHQPQRLLLWVGRFHAWRRG; translated from the coding sequence ACCCTTGCGCAACTCTATGCCGATGCACCCACAGCGGTGCGCGGCGCCTACTTTGTGCTGTACCTGGGCGTGGCTGCTTTTTCTCTGCCCGGCGCTGCCATTCTGACGCTGGCCGGTGGCGCACTCTTCGGCCTGGGCTGGGGCGTATTGCTCGCCTCGTTTGCCGCCAGCCTGGGGGCCACACTGGCGTTCCTGATGGCACGGTACGTTTTGCGTGACAGCGTACAGGCACGTTTTGGCACCCGCCTGGCCGACATCAACCGCGGCATGGAGCGCGACGGGGCGCTGTACCTGCTGGGTTTGCGCCTGGTGCCGCTGGTACCCTTTTTTGTGATCAATCTGGCCATGGGTCTCACCAACCTGCGGGTCTGGACCTACTACTGGGTCAGCCAGTTGGGCATGCTGGCGGGCACTGTGGTGTATGTACATGCCGGCACCCAACTGGCCCACATCGCGGCGCCCCGGGATGTACTGAGCCCCGGCTTGTTGGGCGCCTTTGTACTGCTGGGCCTCTTTCCCCTGTTGGCACGCCGGCTGCTCGACGCGGTGCAACGCCGCAAGGTCTACGCCCGCTGGAAGGGCCAACGCCCCAAGACGTTTGACCGCAACCTGGTGGTGGTGGGCGCTGGTGCCGCCGGGCTGGTGTCGGCCTATATTGCCGCAGCCACCAAGGCCAAGGTCACCCTGGTAGAGGCGCACAAGATGGGCGGCGACTGCCTGAACTACGGCTGTGTGCCCAGCAAAACCCTGATCCAAAGCGCCCGGCTCGCCCACCAGATGCGCCACGCCGAACACTATGGCCTGCACAACACCACGCCGGCTTTCAGCTTCAAGGCGGTGATGCAGCGCATCCAGCAGGTGGTAGCGGCCATTCAGCCCCACGACAGTGTGGAGCGTTACACCGCGCTGGGTGTGGATGTGGTGCAGGGCCATGCCACCATCACCAGCCCCTGGACCGTGGAAATTGCGCTGGCCCATGGTGGCACGCAAATACTGACCACCCGGAGCATTGTGATTGCCGCGGGTGCCAAGCCCCTGTTGCCGCAACTGCCGGGATTGGAGACCGTGGGTTACGTCACCAGCGATACCCTGTGGGAACGTTTTGCCGAACGGGACGCCCCGCCCCAACGCCTGGTGGTGCTGGGTGGTGGCCCCATCGGTTGTGAGCTGGCACAGGCCTTTGCGCGCCTGGGCTCCGAGGTGACCCAGGTGGAAATGGCAGACCGGGTACTGGTGCGCGAAGACGAGGAGGTGTCGGCCCTGGTTGCGGCTGCGCTGCGTGCCGACGGCGTTCAACTGCTGACGGGGCACAAGGCCCTGCGTTGTGTGCAGACCGATGGCGCCGACGGACCGGTCAAGACGCTGGTCGTAGCGCATGCGGGCACCGAAATACACCTGGCCTTTGACGAACTGCTGTGCGCGGTGGGCCGTGTGGCACGCCTGGACGATTATGGACTGGAAGAACTGGGCATACCCACCGAGCGGACGGTGCAGACCAACGACTACCTGCAAACCATTTACCCCAACATCTATGCAGCGGGTGATGTGGCAGGCCCCTACCAGCTCACCCACGCCGCAGCCCACCAGGCCTGGTACGCAACCGTGAACGCCCTGTTTGGCGACTTCAAGGCGTTCAAGCCCAATTACGCGGCCATTCCCCAGGCCACCTTTATTGACCCCGAGGTCGCACGGGTGGGCATCAACGAACAGGAAGCCCAGGCACAGGCCATCCCCTACGAAGTGACCCGCTTCGACATCGACGACCTGGACCGGCTGATCTGCGACCAGGGTGCCGACCACAAGACCCACGGTTTTGTGAAGGTACTCACCGTGCCAGGCCAAGACCGCATTCTGGGCGCGACCATTGTGGGGCCCCATGCCGCGGAGTTGCTCGCAGAATACGTGCTCGCCATGCAACACGGCCTGGGACTGAACAAGATACTGGGCACGGTGCATACCTACCCCACCCTGGCGGAAGCCAACAAATACGCGGCGGGGGCCTGGCGGCGCGCGCACCAGCCGCAGCGCCTGCTGCTGTGGGTGGGCCGGTTCCACGCCTGGCGGCGGGGGTAG
- a CDS encoding FAD-dependent oxidoreductase, producing MTASTSHAAPSTVHGTQKLVLLGAGPAHLQVLAQLAVQPLPQTQVVLVTPHPSPLLPGMLADLVAGHYTLDDCAIPLEPLVQRSGIRWMENSAVALDMAQQTLQLDDGSTLAFDWLSVNTSPVQDRASIEHTLPGAREHALFTRPAEAFAALWPRVVAMCEERPLRIAVVGEGPEGVELALAARHRLPTAAVTLVCGPTAPGALYAPLVQDRLLRLLKQRGVTVLQDVAKSLHDGNVQLGCGAELACDVPILAATPTPPLWLADSGLALDPAGFPAVDVYQRSTSHSRVFAIGGGEAQTAHTSATANERDLHDGAALAHNLASAMAGTALKPHPTAGPAWRILSGGGRYAVGSWRGFSAQGRWVWWLKNWRDRRLVARCMRAGA from the coding sequence ATGACTGCTTCTACCAGCCACGCCGCCCCTTCCACAGTCCACGGCACCCAGAAACTGGTGTTGCTGGGTGCCGGGCCTGCCCATCTGCAGGTGCTGGCACAACTGGCGGTGCAGCCCCTGCCACAGACACAGGTGGTACTGGTAACACCCCACCCCAGCCCACTGCTCCCGGGCATGCTTGCCGATTTGGTGGCCGGACACTACACATTGGATGACTGTGCCATCCCGCTGGAACCCTTGGTGCAACGCAGTGGCATCCGCTGGATGGAGAACAGTGCCGTGGCCCTGGACATGGCCCAGCAGACCCTGCAGCTCGACGATGGCAGCACACTGGCCTTTGACTGGTTGTCGGTGAACACCAGCCCTGTCCAGGACCGCGCCAGCATAGAACACACACTGCCCGGTGCACGCGAGCATGCCCTGTTCACACGCCCGGCCGAAGCATTTGCCGCGCTGTGGCCCCGGGTGGTTGCCATGTGTGAAGAGCGCCCTTTGCGCATCGCCGTGGTCGGCGAAGGGCCAGAAGGTGTCGAGCTGGCACTGGCAGCACGCCACCGCCTTCCCACCGCTGCCGTCACCCTGGTGTGTGGCCCCACCGCACCGGGTGCCCTGTACGCGCCCCTGGTGCAGGACCGTCTGCTCCGCCTACTCAAGCAGCGCGGGGTGACGGTGCTGCAGGATGTGGCCAAGTCGCTGCATGACGGCAATGTGCAATTGGGATGTGGCGCAGAGCTGGCCTGCGATGTTCCGATCTTGGCTGCCACCCCCACGCCGCCCCTTTGGTTAGCAGACAGCGGCCTGGCGCTAGACCCAGCGGGATTTCCCGCCGTCGATGTGTACCAGCGCTCCACCAGCCACAGCCGGGTATTTGCCATCGGTGGTGGCGAAGCCCAGACCGCGCACACTAGCGCAACGGCCAATGAACGGGACCTGCATGACGGTGCGGCCCTGGCCCACAACCTGGCCAGCGCCATGGCCGGCACGGCGCTCAAACCCCACCCGACAGCGGGCCCCGCCTGGCGCATTCTGTCCGGCGGCGGCCGGTATGCGGTGGGGAGCTGGCGCGGCTTCAGCGCACAGGGGCGCTGGGTATGGTGGCTCAAAAACTGGAGAGACCGCCGCCTGGTCGCCCGCTGTATGCGGGCCGGTGCGTAA
- a CDS encoding type IV pili methyl-accepting chemotaxis transducer N-terminal domain-containing protein yields MFKTSPRSGSLSVKLVRIGAFLLALALLSIGLTLFVTWKLEGGAASVNEAGRMRMQTWRMTSEIQAQVALDLRRAHIEEFDHALALLESGDPSRPLFVPWNDRVRERFEEVKALWTTQKATRLSGAEVHPDELIASTNAIVSAINALVDAIEHELSKLTAVLNLFQFLMMVLAIFAAVVMLYTGYLYVINPLEQLQKGLHQVEEGNFKARIEVDSKDEFGLVAQGFNGMAVRLQDMVDGLEEQVRTKTQHIEAQRARLETLYDFSAFLARVNSIEEMSRGFAQRLRVVMGADAVTVRWSDEANQRYLMLASDCFPHDMLEEERSLLAGACACGSLQQEARTRVIPIHSDQAAPMRHCAKAGYESLVSVPIRLQSRLIGEIDLFYRKTVELSKDEEVLLDALASHLASALEGLRASALEREAAVSEERALLARELHDSIAQSLAFLKIQVQLLRSAADKAQGPQMQVALDELDAGLKESIGDVRELLVHFRTRTNTDDIEGALQETLQKFRHQTGLHTELKVTGTGLPLPSDVQVQVLHVVQEALSNVRKHAKATLVELVVEKDQFWTFTVQDNGVGFSPEAVYGSQHVGQHIMQERARAIGATVRVVSSPGQGTRVLLRLPEHPVTTPNALAL; encoded by the coding sequence ATGTTCAAAACATCCCCGCGCTCTGGTTCCCTGTCCGTCAAGCTGGTCCGTATTGGCGCGTTCCTGTTGGCGCTGGCCCTGTTGTCCATCGGGCTGACGCTGTTCGTTACCTGGAAACTCGAAGGTGGTGCCGCATCGGTCAACGAGGCCGGGCGCATGCGTATGCAAACCTGGCGCATGACCAGCGAAATCCAGGCCCAGGTCGCACTGGACCTGCGGCGTGCCCACATCGAAGAATTCGACCATGCGCTGGCGCTGCTGGAAAGTGGCGACCCATCCCGCCCGCTGTTCGTACCGTGGAACGACCGGGTGCGGGAGCGGTTTGAGGAAGTCAAGGCGCTGTGGACCACCCAAAAGGCGACCCGCCTGTCCGGCGCCGAGGTGCACCCGGACGAATTGATCGCCTCCACCAACGCCATTGTGTCGGCCATCAACGCCCTGGTGGACGCCATCGAACACGAGCTGTCCAAGCTCACTGCCGTGCTCAACCTGTTCCAGTTTCTGATGATGGTGCTGGCTATCTTTGCCGCCGTGGTCATGCTCTACACGGGTTACCTGTATGTCATCAACCCGCTGGAGCAATTGCAGAAGGGCCTGCACCAGGTGGAAGAAGGCAATTTCAAGGCCCGCATCGAGGTCGACAGCAAGGACGAATTTGGCCTGGTGGCACAAGGCTTCAACGGCATGGCCGTGCGCCTGCAGGACATGGTGGACGGTCTGGAGGAACAGGTGCGCACCAAGACCCAGCACATTGAGGCGCAACGCGCGCGCCTGGAAACCCTGTACGACTTCAGCGCCTTCCTGGCACGCGTGAACTCGATAGAAGAGATGTCACGCGGCTTTGCCCAGCGCCTGCGGGTGGTGATGGGTGCAGACGCCGTGACCGTGCGCTGGTCCGACGAGGCCAACCAGCGTTACCTGATGCTGGCGTCCGACTGTTTTCCACACGACATGCTGGAGGAAGAACGCAGCCTGCTGGCCGGGGCCTGTGCCTGCGGCAGCCTGCAACAGGAAGCCCGCACACGGGTCATACCCATACACAGCGACCAGGCCGCGCCCATGCGCCACTGCGCCAAGGCAGGTTACGAAAGCCTGGTGAGTGTGCCCATACGCCTGCAGAGCCGCCTGATCGGCGAGATCGACCTGTTCTACCGCAAGACGGTAGAACTGTCCAAAGACGAAGAGGTGCTGCTGGATGCCCTGGCCAGCCACCTGGCCAGCGCACTGGAGGGGCTGCGTGCCTCGGCCCTGGAGCGCGAAGCCGCGGTCAGTGAAGAGCGTGCCCTGCTGGCCCGCGAACTGCATGACTCCATCGCCCAGTCACTGGCCTTCTTGAAAATACAGGTACAGCTGCTGCGCAGCGCAGCCGACAAGGCGCAGGGCCCGCAAATGCAGGTGGCGCTGGATGAACTGGACGCTGGTTTGAAAGAAAGCATAGGCGACGTGCGTGAGCTGCTGGTGCACTTCCGCACCCGCACCAACACGGACGACATTGAAGGTGCGCTGCAGGAAACCCTGCAGAAATTCCGCCACCAGACCGGCCTGCATACCGAGCTGAAAGTCACCGGCACTGGCCTGCCCCTGCCCTCCGACGTGCAGGTGCAGGTGTTGCATGTGGTGCAAGAGGCCTTGTCGAATGTGCGCAAACATGCCAAGGCCACTCTGGTTGAACTGGTCGTGGAAAAAGACCAGTTTTGGACCTTCACCGTACAGGACAATGGCGTGGGTTTTTCCCCGGAGGCCGTGTACGGCAGCCAGCATGTGGGACAACACATCATGCAGGAGCGTGCCAGGGCCATTGGTGCCACCGTGCGTGTGGTCTCCAGCCCCGGCCAGGGCACCCGTGTGTTATTGCGCCTGCCCGAACACCCGGTGACCACCCCCAACGCTCTCGCCTTGTAG
- a CDS encoding response regulator produces the protein MSLIQLLVVDDHNLFRRGLIALLKQDGRFDVVGEAGDLGQALRCAGQIQPDLILLDNHLPGVRGVDGIGALKQAFANARILMLTVSENEEDLATAMQAGADGYLLKTVESDQLCQAIVRVLAGEPVISPEMMTKFVAAFRTKPQSPSPPETLAPLTAPPPSLEETLSAREREILLLVAHGDSNKVIARQLDIAETTVKVHVQGILRKLQLSSRVQAAVYAAAHGLV, from the coding sequence ATGAGCCTCATCCAATTGCTGGTGGTCGACGACCACAACCTCTTTCGCCGCGGCCTGATCGCCCTGCTCAAGCAAGATGGGCGTTTTGACGTGGTGGGCGAAGCCGGCGACCTGGGCCAGGCCCTGCGCTGTGCAGGCCAGATTCAGCCGGACCTGATCCTGCTGGACAACCACTTGCCCGGCGTGCGCGGTGTGGACGGCATTGGTGCACTCAAACAGGCCTTTGCCAACGCGCGCATCCTCATGCTCACCGTGAGTGAAAACGAGGAAGACCTGGCCACTGCCATGCAGGCCGGTGCCGACGGGTATCTGCTGAAAACCGTGGAGTCCGACCAGCTGTGCCAGGCAATTGTGCGGGTGCTGGCGGGTGAACCGGTGATCAGCCCCGAAATGATGACCAAGTTTGTGGCCGCCTTCCGCACCAAGCCCCAGTCCCCTTCACCGCCCGAAACCCTGGCCCCGCTCACCGCGCCACCCCCCAGCCTGGAGGAGACCCTGTCGGCCCGTGAGCGCGAGATTTTGCTGCTGGTAGCCCATGGCGACAGCAACAAGGTGATCGCCCGCCAGCTCGACATTGCCGAGACCACGGTCAAGGTGCATGTACAGGGCATCCTGCGCAAATTGCAACTCAGCTCCCGGGTGCAGGCGGCCGTATACGCGGCGGCCCACGGCCTGGTTTGA
- a CDS encoding nitrate/nitrite transporter: MASDLSNARKAWSVLIVSTLAFTVCFMVWMMFGVIGIPIKKLLNLNSTEFGLLMATPVLTGSLIRVPLGIWTDRFGGRIVMAILMAVTVPAIWMMGYATEYWHFLTIGLFVGLAGGSFSVGTPYVARWFPKNKQGTAMGIYGAGNSGSAVNKFVAPVILVAFGWTMVPQVYAAIMLGTLVLFWMFSHSDATHLVPNTVSFRDQLKALKDPKVIKYCQYYSIVFGGYVALALWMVQYYVGEFGLDIRVAALLAACFSLPGGVLRAFGGMLSDKYGAHSVTWWVLWVSWICLFLLSYPQTDFTVMTVNGPATFHIGLNVYTFTALMFILGIAWAFGKASVFKYISDDYSHNIGAISGIVGLAGGLGGFVLPIMFGALMDLTGIRSSAFMLLYGVVWVSLIWMYWTEVRKTEVMGHNAKNFSLQN; the protein is encoded by the coding sequence ATGGCCTCTGATTTAAGCAACGCAAGAAAAGCCTGGTCGGTACTGATCGTCAGCACACTGGCATTCACGGTGTGCTTCATGGTGTGGATGATGTTTGGCGTGATCGGCATCCCGATCAAGAAACTGCTCAACCTCAACTCCACCGAGTTCGGCCTGCTGATGGCCACTCCGGTGCTCACGGGCTCCCTGATCCGCGTACCACTGGGCATCTGGACCGACCGCTTTGGCGGGCGCATCGTCATGGCCATCCTGATGGCCGTTACCGTACCCGCCATCTGGATGATGGGTTACGCCACCGAATACTGGCACTTCCTGACCATTGGCCTGTTTGTGGGCCTGGCCGGCGGCTCCTTTTCGGTGGGCACACCCTATGTGGCGCGCTGGTTCCCCAAGAACAAACAGGGCACGGCCATGGGCATTTACGGCGCCGGCAACTCGGGTTCTGCGGTCAACAAGTTTGTGGCCCCCGTGATCTTGGTGGCCTTTGGCTGGACCATGGTGCCCCAGGTGTACGCCGCCATCATGCTGGGCACGCTGGTGCTGTTCTGGATGTTCAGCCACAGCGACGCAACCCACCTGGTACCCAACACGGTCAGCTTCCGCGACCAGCTCAAGGCGTTAAAAGACCCCAAGGTCATCAAGTACTGCCAGTACTACAGCATTGTGTTTGGTGGCTACGTGGCGCTGGCCCTGTGGATGGTGCAGTACTACGTGGGCGAGTTTGGCCTGGACATCCGGGTGGCGGCCCTGCTGGCGGCCTGTTTCTCGCTGCCCGGCGGTGTACTGCGCGCCTTTGGCGGCATGTTGTCGGACAAATACGGCGCCCACAGCGTGACATGGTGGGTGTTGTGGGTGAGCTGGATCTGCCTGTTCCTGCTGTCTTACCCCCAGACCGATTTCACGGTGATGACGGTCAATGGCCCCGCCACCTTCCACATCGGCCTGAACGTCTACACCTTCACCGCGCTGATGTTCATCCTGGGCATTGCCTGGGCGTTCGGCAAGGCCAGCGTCTTCAAATACATCAGCGACGACTACTCGCACAACATCGGCGCCATCAGCGGCATCGTGGGTCTGGCCGGCGGCCTGGGCGGATTTGTACTGCCCATCATGTTTGGCGCGCTAATGGACCTCACCGGCATCCGCTCCAGCGCTTTCATGTTGCTCTACGGCGTGGTCTGGGTGTCGTTGATCTGGATGTACTGGACCGAGGTGCGCAAGACCGAGGTCATGGGCCACAACGCCAAGAACTTTTCCTTGCAGAACTAA
- a CDS encoding MFS transporter, protein MNTKPNSSADIADWRPEDENFWEGTGKKIAYRNLWISIPALLCGFAVWGMWGIITVQMLNLGFPFTQAELFTLTAIAGISGATMRIPASFLIRMAGGRNTIFLTTAMLLAPAIGTGVALQHPEWPLWVFQLMALWSGVGGGNFASSMSNINTFFPKRLQGTALGLNAGLGNFGVTTMQIVIPLVMTVGLFGAFGGEAKALVKDSGWIFGKIAAGTPTYIQNAGFAWVLSLVPLSILCWWGMSNLKTVSPATGHPLVAFAKITYLYSLAFIPSVGMLYLYLPAPTGLGLLNMWVAIPLDIIAALVVMRLAAFGAMKENVAKQFAIFSNKHTWSMTALYVVTFGSFIGFSMALPLAITVIFGFQHIPDAAGVLQHTLKNPNAPSALTYAWIGPFVGAAVRPVGGWISDKVGGSIVTQIISAIMVVASAAVGYVMLQAYGSATPEQHFPMFMGLFIVLFAASGIGNGSTFRSVGFIFDRQQAGPVLGWTSAVAAYGAFIAPVLIGQQIKAGTPQYAFYGFAVFYAVCLVLNWWFYLRAGAEIKNP, encoded by the coding sequence ATGAACACCAAACCCAACTCCAGCGCCGACATCGCCGACTGGCGCCCCGAGGATGAAAACTTCTGGGAAGGCACAGGCAAGAAAATTGCCTACCGCAACCTGTGGATCTCCATACCAGCCCTGCTGTGCGGCTTTGCCGTGTGGGGCATGTGGGGCATCATCACCGTGCAGATGCTCAACCTGGGATTCCCCTTTACCCAGGCCGAGCTGTTCACGCTGACCGCTATTGCTGGCATCTCCGGTGCCACCATGCGGATCCCGGCGTCGTTTCTGATCCGTATGGCCGGTGGTCGCAACACCATCTTCCTGACCACGGCCATGCTGCTGGCACCCGCCATTGGCACCGGTGTGGCCCTGCAGCACCCCGAGTGGCCGCTGTGGGTGTTCCAGCTGATGGCGCTGTGGTCGGGTGTGGGCGGCGGCAACTTTGCCAGCTCCATGTCCAACATCAACACCTTCTTCCCCAAACGCCTGCAGGGCACGGCCCTGGGGCTGAATGCGGGCCTGGGCAACTTTGGTGTCACCACCATGCAGATCGTCATTCCGCTGGTCATGACCGTGGGCCTGTTCGGCGCCTTCGGCGGCGAGGCCAAGGCCCTGGTGAAAGACAGTGGCTGGATCTTTGGCAAGATTGCGGCCGGCACCCCCACCTACATCCAGAACGCCGGTTTTGCCTGGGTGCTGTCGCTGGTTCCGCTGTCCATCCTGTGCTGGTGGGGCATGAGCAACCTCAAGACGGTGTCGCCCGCCACGGGCCATCCTCTGGTGGCGTTTGCCAAGATCACCTACCTGTACTCGCTGGCCTTCATCCCCTCGGTTGGCATGTTGTACCTGTACCTGCCTGCGCCTACCGGCCTGGGTCTGCTGAACATGTGGGTGGCCATTCCGCTGGACATCATTGCGGCGCTGGTCGTGATGCGCCTGGCCGCCTTTGGCGCCATGAAAGAAAACGTGGCCAAGCAGTTTGCCATCTTCAGCAACAAACACACCTGGAGCATGACCGCGCTGTATGTGGTCACCTTTGGCAGCTTCATCGGTTTCTCCATGGCCCTGCCGCTGGCCATTACCGTGATTTTTGGTTTTCAGCACATCCCCGATGCCGCCGGTGTGTTGCAACACACGCTCAAAAATCCCAACGCCCCCTCGGCGCTGACCTATGCCTGGATAGGCCCCTTTGTGGGTGCCGCCGTGCGCCCGGTGGGCGGCTGGATCTCGGACAAGGTGGGCGGCTCCATCGTCACCCAGATCATCTCCGCCATCATGGTGGTGGCATCGGCCGCGGTGGGTTATGTGATGTTGCAGGCCTACGGCTCCGCAACACCCGAGCAGCACTTCCCCATGTTCATGGGCCTGTTCATCGTGTTGTTTGCCGCCAGCGGCATTGGCAATGGCTCCACCTTCCGCAGTGTGGGTTTTATCTTTGACCGCCAACAGGCTGGCCCGGTATTGGGCTGGACATCAGCAGTGGCGGCCTATGGTGCCTTTATCGCCCCGGTGCTGATCGGCCAGCAGATCAAGGCGGGCACACCGCAGTACGCCTTTTATGGGTTTGCTGTGTTCTACGCCGTGTGCCTGGTGCTGAACTGGTGGTTCTACCTGCGCGCGGGCGCGGAGATCAAGAACCCCTAA